A genomic region of Denticeps clupeoides chromosome 9, fDenClu1.1, whole genome shotgun sequence contains the following coding sequences:
- the LOC114796999 gene encoding ceroid-lipofuscinosis neuronal protein 5-like, whose amino-acid sequence MIRAALLVCSALQSAGSRVWPVPYRRFDHRPDVDPYCQALYPFCPAGDRDGRVPYMRDSDVISVFRLQAPVWEFKYGDLLGKFHIMHDAIGFQSAETEQNYTMEWYELHQLGNCTFPHLRKDVSAPFWCNQGAACVYGGIDDVHWLQNGTLEKVGEISGRQFNDMTRWVQEDNGTGIYYETWTVKSDPGANSTVWFESYDCSQFVHRTYRKLAELGAKLSSRTQTNYTKIYLYSGEPSYLGDDSIFHQPSTKALATDIRNFYSYFQPHQSIVEILRSITEAFEKVAIKRSFYLFYNFEYWHLPMKPPYIQITYEEVPLPR is encoded by the exons ATGATCCGAGCGGCGTTGCTCGTGTGTTCGGCGCTCCAATCCGCCGGGAGCCGCGTCTGGCCGGTGCCGTACAG GCGGTTCGACCACCGTCCAGATGTGGATCCGTACTGCCAGGCGCTGTATCCGTTCTGTCCCGCCGGGGACCGGGACGGCCGAGTCCCTTACATGAGAGACTCGGACGTCATCTCGGTCTTCCGACTCCAGGCGCCGGTGTGGGAGTTCAAGTATGGAGATCTGCTGGGGAAGTTT CACATTATGCACGATGCGATTGGGTTCCAAAGCGCGGAGACTGAGCAGAACTACACCATGGAGTGGTACGAACTCCATCAGCTGGGAAACTGCACGTTTCCTCACCTGCGGAAGGACGTCAGCGCCCCCTTCTGGTGCAACCAGGGTGCGGCCTGTGTGTACGGGGGGATAGACGATGTGCACTGGCTGCAGAACGGCACGCTGGAGAAAGTGGGAGAGATCTCAG GTAGGCAGTTTAACGACATGACCCGTTGGGTTCAGGAGGACAACGGCACCGGGATTTACTACGAGACGTGGACAGTAAAGTCTGACCCAGGCGCAAACTCAACCGTTTGGTTTGAGTCGTACGACTGCTCGCAGTTCGTGCACCGTACCTACAGGAAACTTGCGGAGCTCGGTGCCAAGCTGTCCAGCAGGACTCAGACCAACTACACCAAGATTTACCTGTACAGCGGCGAACCAAGCTACCTGGGAGATGACTCCATCTTTCACCAACCCTCCACGAAGGCGCTGGCCACCGACATACGAAACTTTTACTCTTATTTCCAGCCACACCAGTCAATTGTGGAGATTCTAAGGAGCATCACGGAGGCCTTTGAAAAGGTGGCGATAAAAAGGAGCTTCTACTTGTTCTATAACTTCGAATACTGGCACTTGCCCATGAAGCCGCCCTACATTCAGATCACATACGAGGAGGTTCCCCTTCCTCGCTGA
- the LOC114796998 gene encoding F-box/LRR-repeat protein 3-like yields the protein MKRVLSGNADDSNSSSDGPMDSFKRLRQQSEDPADAESKWACLPQEILLHIFQYLPLLDRAFASQVSRGWNHAFHMPELWRCFEFELNQPASSYLKATHPDLIKQIIKRHSNHLQFVSFKVDSSTESAEAACDILSQLVNCSLKTLGLISTARPSFMELPKSHFISALTVVFVNSKSLSSLKIDDTPVDDPSLKVLVANNSDTLKLLKMSSCPHVSPAGILCVADQCHGLRELALNYHLLSDELLLALSSEKHVHLEHLRIDVVSENPGQQFHTIKKSSWDAMVRHSPKFNLVMYFFLYEDEFGPFFREEIPVTHLYFGRSVSKEVLGRVGMNCPRLVELVVCANGLRPLDEELIRIAERCQHLTAIGLGECEVSCSAFVEFVKMCGRRLSQLSIMEEVLIPDQKFGLDEIHWEVSKHLGRVWFPDMMPTW from the exons ATGAAAAGAGTTTTATCCGGAAACGCTGACGACAGCAACTCGTCATCTGACGGGCCAATGGACTCATTCAAGAGGCTGAGGCAGCAGAGCGAAGACCCTGCGGACGCCGAGTCCAAGTGGGCCTGCCTGCCCCAGGAGATCCTCCTGCACATCTTTCAGTACCTTCCCCTGTTAGACCGGGCGTTCGCCTCGCAGGTGTCCCGCGGCTGGAATCACGCCTTCCACATGCCAGAGCTTTGGCGATGCTTTGAGTTCGAACTCAATCAGCCGGCCAGCTCTTACCTGAAAGCCACCCATCCTGACCTTATCAAGCAGATCATCAAAAGGCACTCCAACCACCTCCAGTTTGTCAGCTTCAAG GTGGACAGCAGTACGGAGTCGGCGGAGGCAGCGTGTGATATCCTGTCTCAGCTGGTCAACTGCTCTTTAAAGACACTGGGGCTCATATCTACAGCACGGCCCAGCTTTATGGAGTTACCAAAG TCACACTTCATCTCCGCCCTGACGGTGGTCTTTGTAAACTCCAAGTCGCTGTCTTCGCTAAAGATTGACGACACCCCAGTGGATGACCCGTCCCTCAAGGTCCTTGTGGCAAATAACAGTGATACTTTGAAGCTGTTGAAGATGAGCAGCTGTCCACACGTCTCCCCAGCCG GTATCCTCTGCGTTGCGGACCAGTGCCACGGCCTGAGGGAACTGGCCCTCAACTACCACCTGCTGAGCGACGAGCTCCTGCTGGCCCTGTCCTCCGAGAAGCACGTCCACCTGGAGCACCTGCGCATCGACGTGGTGAGCGAGAACCCCGGCCAGCAGTTCCACACCATCAAGAAGAGCAGCTGGGACGCCATGGTGCGCCACTCGCCCAAGTTCAACCTGGTCATGTACTTCTTCCTGTACGAGGACGAGTTCGGCCCGTTCTTCCGCGAGGAGATCCCGGTCACGCACCTCTACTTCGGCCGCTCTGTCAGCAAGGAGGTCCTGGGTCGGGTGGGCATGAACTGCCCGCGCCTGGTCGAGCTGGTGGTGTGCGCCAACGGCCTGCGTcccctggacgaggagctgatCCGCATCGCGGAGCGCTGCCAGCACCTGACCGCCATCGGGCTGGGCGAGTGCGAGGTGTCCTGCAGCGCCTTCGTGGAGTTTGTCAAGATGTGCGGACGCCGCCTCTCGCAGCTGTCCATCATGGAGGAGGTGCTCATCCCTGACCAGAAGTTCGGCCTGGACGAAATCCACTGGGAGGTGTCCAAGCACCTGGGCCGAGTCTGGTTCCCAGACATGATGCCCACGTGGTAA